The following proteins come from a genomic window of Edaphobacter sp. 4G125:
- a CDS encoding antibiotic biosynthesis monooxygenase — protein sequence MIARHWRGWTEPDNADAYEHLLKTTVLPDLRKIKGYRGGYVLRKDTPSEVEFVVINLFDSLDSVKRFAGPEYEVAVFEPEARHLLSRVELLAHHYQVAASSPLESSVTLSKSSLQK from the coding sequence ATGATTGCGCGACATTGGAGAGGATGGACCGAACCCGACAACGCAGATGCCTATGAGCATCTGCTAAAAACCACCGTCCTCCCTGACCTTCGCAAGATCAAAGGCTATCGCGGCGGTTATGTCCTGCGGAAAGATACGCCCTCAGAAGTCGAGTTTGTCGTCATCAACCTCTTCGATTCGCTTGACTCTGTAAAGCGTTTTGCCGGTCCTGAGTATGAAGTTGCTGTCTTTGAACCCGAGGCCCGACATCTGCTGAGTCGTGTCGAACTTCTGGCCCATCACTATCAGGTCGCCGCAAGCTCCCCTTTAGAAAGTTCCGTTACTTTGTCTAAAAGCTCCCTGCAAAAATAG
- a CDS encoding aldo/keto reductase: MEQRRLGHEGPLVSAIGLGCMSIGIADVYTSSVQDDEKAVELIHRALDLGINFLDTANIYGDSELKVGKALRGCRNEVVLATKFGIVMGSDLHNRGVDGSPESVHRNCDESLKRLGVDHIDLYYLHRVDPQVPIEETVGAMAELVKAGKVRHLGLSEAAPNTVRRAYKVHPIAALQNEYSLFTRDPEEELLPVLRELGIALVAYSPLGRGFLGARFRSVDDLAPGDWRRGNPRFQGEQFARNLAIVDRLQEIAEEKHCTAAQLALAWLLHRNPDVIPIPGTSSIGRLEENIGAVQISFNDEDFNRIEAVLPKGAVGGERYAPEMMKILNG, translated from the coding sequence ATGGAGCAGAGACGGCTTGGCCACGAAGGACCACTGGTGTCGGCGATTGGATTAGGCTGTATGAGCATCGGTATCGCCGATGTCTACACCAGTAGCGTGCAGGATGACGAGAAGGCTGTGGAGTTGATCCATCGCGCACTCGATCTCGGAATCAATTTTCTCGATACAGCGAATATCTATGGCGATTCTGAGTTGAAGGTTGGCAAGGCGCTGCGTGGGTGCCGGAATGAAGTCGTTCTGGCGACGAAGTTCGGGATCGTGATGGGATCCGATCTACACAACCGCGGTGTAGATGGTAGTCCTGAGAGCGTACACCGCAATTGTGACGAATCGTTGAAGCGATTGGGAGTTGATCATATCGATCTTTACTACCTGCATCGTGTCGACCCCCAAGTTCCTATTGAGGAAACCGTGGGGGCAATGGCAGAACTGGTCAAAGCAGGAAAGGTGCGCCATCTGGGGCTTTCGGAGGCTGCTCCGAACACGGTGCGTCGTGCGTACAAGGTCCATCCCATTGCCGCACTACAGAACGAGTACTCGCTGTTTACTCGCGACCCGGAAGAGGAGTTGCTTCCGGTTCTGCGTGAGTTGGGCATTGCTCTTGTGGCATATAGCCCGCTTGGACGTGGGTTTCTCGGGGCCAGATTCCGCAGCGTAGATGATCTTGCTCCAGGAGATTGGAGGCGAGGAAATCCACGTTTCCAGGGAGAGCAGTTTGCACGCAACCTTGCGATTGTTGATCGATTACAGGAAATTGCCGAGGAAAAGCATTGCACCGCCGCGCAGTTGGCGTTGGCCTGGTTGCTTCACCGCAATCCAGATGTGATTCCGATTCCGGGAACCAGTAGCATCGGGCGCTTGGAGGAGAACATTGGAGCGGTGCAAATTTCCTTCAACGACGAAGACTTCAACCGAATCGAAGCGGTGTTGCCGAAAGGGGCGGTTGGAGGAGAGCGGTACGCGCCGGAGATGATGAAGATATTGAATGGTTGA
- the rplA gene encoding 50S ribosomal protein L1 translates to MARKISKNLAKARALVEPRPYVLADAVPLLQKAKYAKFDETVDLTMRLGVDPRHADQMVRGTVVLPHGLGKTKVVAVIASGDKVKDAQAAGAEFFGGEELVEKIQKENWTDFDALIATPDMMKSVGRLGKVLGPKGLMPNPKTGTVTTNVADAVKEIKAGKVEFRTDKTALVHVPVGKLSFDPQKLIDNATTVITSVVKAKPAAAKGKYIKGVTLSSSMGPGIQLDYAAAEAAGKA, encoded by the coding sequence ATGGCTAGGAAGATTTCGAAGAATCTGGCGAAGGCGCGTGCGTTGGTTGAGCCCCGTCCTTACGTTCTGGCGGATGCGGTTCCGCTGCTCCAGAAAGCAAAATACGCAAAGTTTGATGAGACGGTTGACCTGACGATGCGTCTGGGTGTCGATCCCCGTCATGCGGACCAGATGGTTCGCGGCACGGTGGTTCTACCGCATGGTTTGGGTAAGACCAAGGTTGTGGCTGTTATCGCTTCTGGCGACAAGGTGAAGGACGCGCAGGCCGCTGGCGCCGAGTTTTTCGGTGGTGAAGAGTTGGTCGAGAAGATCCAGAAGGAGAACTGGACGGACTTTGATGCTTTGATCGCGACTCCCGACATGATGAAGTCGGTTGGTCGTCTGGGTAAGGTCCTTGGTCCTAAGGGGCTGATGCCGAATCCGAAGACGGGTACCGTGACCACGAACGTGGCCGATGCGGTCAAGGAGATTAAGGCTGGTAAGGTTGAGTTCCGTACGGACAAGACTGCTCTGGTGCATGTTCCCGTGGGTAAGCTTTCGTTCGATCCGCAGAAGCTGATCGACAATGCGACAACGGTGATCACCAGCGTGGTTAAGGCGAAACCGGCTGCCGCCAAGGGCAAGTACATCAAGGGCGTGACGCTTAGCTCTTCAATGGGCCCTGGAATTCAGCTGGATTATGCGGCGGCCGAGGCTGCTGGAAAGGCGTAA
- the rplJ gene encoding 50S ribosomal protein L10 — MALSRSQKSDKVKKLAAELEVSTSAIIGTFTGLTAAKDFDLRKTVRAAGGHYHVVKNKLAAKSAEGTKVEEALKGLKGVTSVAYTSGDPVALAKALSTWVKDNSEFTFKLGIVDGKLLTVQELGELATMPGKEEIFAKLLFLINAPAQRLATVINATGRDLAVVINQGVEKGKFTGAAPVASIAAAHAEESSAGEQPSGAAQPENATASQAGEAATTAPVEG, encoded by the coding sequence ATGGCACTGTCCAGATCACAGAAGTCGGATAAGGTAAAGAAGCTCGCGGCGGAGCTTGAAGTTTCGACCTCGGCTATTATCGGTACGTTTACCGGGCTGACGGCGGCGAAGGATTTTGATCTCCGCAAGACGGTTCGCGCGGCGGGTGGCCACTATCACGTGGTGAAGAACAAGCTGGCTGCGAAGTCGGCTGAGGGGACGAAGGTCGAGGAGGCCCTGAAGGGGCTGAAAGGTGTCACTTCGGTGGCGTACACCTCGGGCGATCCGGTTGCGCTGGCCAAAGCTCTCTCAACTTGGGTGAAGGACAATTCAGAGTTCACCTTCAAGTTGGGAATCGTAGACGGCAAGCTGCTCACGGTCCAGGAGCTTGGTGAACTGGCGACGATGCCGGGCAAGGAAGAGATCTTTGCCAAGCTGTTGTTCCTGATCAATGCTCCGGCGCAGCGTCTTGCGACGGTCATCAATGCCACTGGACGCGACCTGGCGGTTGTGATCAACCAGGGTGTTGAAAAGGGTAAGTTTACAGGTGCGGCTCCTGTGGCTTCGATTGCAGCGGCCCACGCCGAGGAATCGTCGGCAGGTGAGCAGCCTTCCGGTGCGGCTCAGCCGGAGAATGCGACGGCATCTCAGGCGGGCGAGGCGGCGACCACGGCTCCTGTCGAGGGATAA
- the rplL gene encoding 50S ribosomal protein L7/L12, producing the protein MADIQQLEDQIVSLSLLEASALVKKLEERLGVSAAAAAVAVAPAAGGGAAAPAAEEKTEFTVILKDAGANKINTIKAVREVTSLGLKEAKDLVDGAPKPLKENVSKDDAAAIAKKFEGVATVEIK; encoded by the coding sequence ATGGCGGATATTCAGCAGTTGGAAGATCAGATTGTTAGCCTGAGCCTGCTTGAGGCATCGGCTCTGGTGAAGAAGCTCGAAGAGCGTCTTGGCGTCTCGGCGGCAGCGGCAGCGGTTGCTGTTGCTCCGGCAGCGGGCGGCGGTGCGGCGGCTCCGGCAGCCGAGGAAAAGACCGAGTTCACCGTGATCCTCAAGGATGCGGGCGCGAACAAGATCAACACGATCAAGGCTGTACGCGAAGTCACCAGCCTGGGCCTCAAGGAAGCCAAGGACCTGGTCGATGGCGCTCCCAAGCCCTTGAAGGAGAACGTCTCGAAGGACGATGCAGCGGCGATTGCCAAGAAATTCGAAGGCGTTGCCACCGTCGAGATCAAGTAA
- the rpoB gene encoding DNA-directed RNA polymerase subunit beta, with translation MSSEMRAIRSRLDFSKIPTAIEIPNLIEVQRRSYERFLQMDKLPQEREDNGLQSVFTSVFPITDFRNVSELEFVDYSIGNWECKCGYLKGLNHLRTACTHCGHMVITDPFHPGDVLCNFCGTYNKNTPDFCTKCGDPVGLQLKYDQAECEERGMTYSAPLKVTIRLKIYDKDPETGTKTLRDMKEQEVFFGDIPLMSANGTFIVNGTERVIVSQLHRSPGVFFETANNRTYFLGKIIPYRGSWVEFEYDQKNTLYVRIDRKRKFLGTIFLRALGLRTDEEILKTFYTVDTINVKDGKLSWKVVAEGTPTNLQGTRPAAAITIKGEEVAPATRKISAHSLKALRAAKVEAVEVETSEFDGAMTAADVVDLTTGELLYEANQELTADKLHKIQQSGVTSFEVFFPERDDVGNIITNTLRRDSVRKPEEALIEIYRKLRPGDPPTLDTATALFEGMFFDPRKYDFSRVGRLKFNIKLYENAEATGLDHRTLTPDDFYGTIKYLLKLRKNIGVVDDIDHLGNRRVRAVGELMENQFRIGLVRMERAIKEKMSVYQEMSTAMPHDLINAKPVMAAIREFFGSSQLSQFMDQTNPLSEITHKRRLSALGPGGLSRERAGFEVRDVHPTHYGRICPIETPEGPNIGLISSLSCFARINEYGFIESPYRRVKEGRVLDYVQVTNAGESGLRQGDYLEINEAKKINDQLKKDKKRSMEVSPFSFYLSAWEEDRHTIAQANIELDEKQNIVQNIVDARRQGNFVLVNKSEVDYVDVSPKQLVSVAASLVPFLEHDDANRALMGANMQRQSVPLLVSEAPFVGTGMEGVTARDSGAVILAKRNGIVDSVDSERIIVRVEGEHHPTQLSREVGSDIYQLTKFKRSNQNTCINQKPVVRKGDRVLKGQVIADGPCTEQGELGLGRNVLVAFMPWRGYNFEDAILISEKLVREDYYTSIHIEEFEIEARDTKLGPEEITRDIPNVSEHALRDLDESGIIRIGAKISHNDILVGKVTPKGETQLTPEEKLLRAIFGEKAGDVRDASLTCPPGIEGTVVDVRIFSRKGQEKDERAKQIETEQIEKLERNLADEIRILTDERLKRLEAILGGKEVQADLHDERTNKKLLSKGEILNRDTIELISTRNLKRIRYADKDPRVNEQIDEIEEMTSRQIDVLRKITNEKITKMGKGDELAPGVIKMVKVYIAMKRKLSVGDKMAGRHGNKGVIARILPEEDMPYLPDGTPVEIVLNPLGVPSRMNVGQILETHLGWAAHELGQQVAEAAAKMQSANEVRELFKARFAGTAALNQLLKLDDEQTLRVAAGMKRGIWFGTAVFDGARENEIKALLGAAGLPTSGKSLLFDGMTGDQFEQPATVGYIYMLKLSHLVDDKIHARSIGPYSLITQQPLGGKAQFGGQRFGEMEVWALEAYGAAYILQELLTAKSDDVYGRTKIYEAIVKGEAAIEPGVPESFNVLIRELQSLCLDVELVKQGEQKKQPQPAIAAAD, from the coding sequence ATGTCCAGCGAAATGCGCGCGATCCGCAGTCGTCTTGATTTTTCGAAGATTCCAACCGCAATTGAAATTCCCAACCTCATCGAGGTCCAGCGCCGCAGCTATGAGCGCTTCCTGCAGATGGACAAGCTGCCGCAGGAGCGTGAAGATAACGGTCTGCAGTCAGTTTTTACCTCAGTCTTCCCGATCACTGATTTTCGCAATGTGAGTGAGCTTGAGTTTGTCGATTATTCCATCGGCAACTGGGAGTGCAAGTGCGGCTACCTCAAGGGGTTGAATCACCTGCGCACGGCCTGCACCCACTGCGGCCACATGGTGATTACTGACCCGTTCCACCCAGGCGATGTGCTTTGCAACTTCTGCGGAACGTACAACAAGAACACCCCAGACTTCTGCACCAAGTGCGGCGATCCGGTCGGTCTGCAGTTGAAGTACGACCAGGCAGAGTGCGAAGAGCGCGGCATGACCTATTCGGCCCCGCTGAAGGTGACGATCCGCCTGAAGATTTATGACAAGGACCCGGAGACGGGCACGAAGACCCTGCGCGACATGAAAGAGCAAGAGGTCTTTTTTGGCGACATTCCGCTGATGTCGGCCAACGGAACGTTCATCGTTAACGGCACCGAGCGTGTCATTGTGTCGCAGTTGCACCGCTCGCCCGGCGTCTTTTTCGAGACGGCCAACAACCGCACCTACTTTCTCGGCAAGATCATTCCGTACCGTGGCAGCTGGGTTGAGTTTGAATACGACCAGAAAAACACCCTTTACGTCCGCATCGACCGCAAGCGCAAGTTCCTGGGAACGATCTTCCTACGCGCCCTCGGTCTGCGCACGGACGAAGAGATTCTGAAGACCTTCTACACGGTCGATACCATCAACGTGAAGGACGGCAAGCTGAGCTGGAAGGTCGTCGCCGAAGGCACCCCGACGAATCTGCAGGGAACGCGCCCTGCTGCTGCCATCACGATCAAGGGGGAGGAGGTTGCTCCTGCGACTCGCAAGATTTCGGCTCACTCGTTGAAGGCTCTCCGTGCTGCGAAGGTCGAGGCGGTTGAGGTCGAGACGAGCGAGTTCGACGGCGCGATGACGGCCGCCGATGTTGTGGATCTGACCACTGGCGAGCTGCTCTATGAGGCGAACCAGGAGCTGACTGCCGACAAACTACACAAGATTCAGCAGTCGGGAGTCACCAGCTTCGAGGTCTTCTTCCCCGAGCGCGACGACGTGGGCAACATCATCACGAACACGCTGCGTCGTGACTCCGTTCGTAAGCCGGAAGAGGCCCTGATCGAGATCTACCGCAAGCTGCGTCCGGGTGATCCCCCGACCCTCGATACGGCGACCGCGCTCTTCGAGGGCATGTTCTTCGATCCGCGTAAGTACGATTTCTCGCGCGTCGGTCGTCTGAAGTTCAACATCAAGTTGTACGAGAATGCCGAAGCTACCGGACTGGATCACCGTACGCTGACCCCGGATGATTTCTACGGCACGATCAAGTACCTGCTGAAGCTGCGCAAGAATATTGGTGTGGTCGACGATATCGATCACCTCGGCAACCGTCGCGTCCGCGCTGTCGGTGAGCTGATGGAGAACCAGTTCCGTATCGGCCTGGTCCGTATGGAGCGTGCCATCAAGGAAAAGATGAGCGTGTATCAGGAGATGTCGACGGCGATGCCGCACGACCTGATCAACGCGAAGCCGGTGATGGCCGCGATCCGTGAGTTCTTTGGAAGCTCGCAGCTTTCGCAGTTCATGGACCAGACGAACCCGCTCTCGGAGATTACGCACAAGCGTCGTCTCTCGGCCCTTGGGCCGGGCGGTCTGTCGCGCGAGCGCGCGGGCTTTGAAGTCCGCGACGTGCACCCGACGCACTATGGTCGTATCTGCCCGATCGAGACCCCGGAAGGTCCGAACATCGGTCTGATCTCCTCACTGAGCTGCTTTGCCCGCATCAACGAGTACGGCTTCATCGAGTCTCCTTACCGCCGTGTTAAGGAAGGCCGGGTACTCGACTACGTGCAGGTGACCAATGCTGGTGAGAGCGGTCTTCGCCAGGGCGACTACCTCGAGATCAACGAGGCGAAGAAGATCAACGACCAGCTGAAGAAGGACAAGAAGCGCTCGATGGAGGTTTCACCCTTCAGCTTCTACCTGTCGGCTTGGGAAGAGGACCGTCATACGATTGCACAGGCGAACATCGAGCTCGACGAGAAGCAGAACATCGTTCAGAACATCGTCGACGCCCGTCGCCAGGGCAACTTCGTTCTCGTGAATAAGTCTGAGGTTGATTACGTCGACGTTTCGCCGAAGCAGCTGGTTTCGGTCGCTGCCTCGCTGGTTCCGTTCCTCGAGCACGACGACGCGAACCGCGCTCTGATGGGTGCGAACATGCAGCGCCAGTCGGTTCCGCTGCTGGTTTCCGAGGCTCCATTTGTCGGAACCGGTATGGAAGGCGTCACGGCACGCGATTCCGGCGCCGTCATTCTGGCCAAGCGTAATGGCATCGTGGACTCGGTCGACTCTGAGCGCATCATCGTCCGCGTGGAAGGCGAGCATCACCCGACGCAGCTGTCGCGTGAGGTTGGTTCGGACATCTACCAGTTGACGAAGTTCAAGCGCTCGAACCAGAACACCTGCATCAACCAGAAGCCGGTAGTCCGCAAGGGCGACCGCGTGCTGAAGGGGCAGGTCATCGCTGACGGTCCGTGCACGGAGCAGGGCGAACTTGGTCTCGGTCGTAACGTGCTGGTGGCCTTCATGCCATGGCGCGGATACAACTTCGAGGACGCGATCCTGATCTCGGAGAAGCTGGTCCGCGAGGACTACTACACCTCGATCCACATCGAGGAGTTCGAGATCGAGGCCCGCGACACCAAGCTGGGACCAGAAGAGATTACGCGCGATATTCCGAACGTCTCCGAGCACGCTCTGCGTGATCTGGATGAGTCGGGCATCATCCGTATCGGCGCCAAGATCAGCCACAACGATATCCTCGTTGGCAAGGTGACGCCGAAGGGCGAGACGCAGCTTACTCCTGAAGAGAAACTGCTGCGCGCCATCTTTGGTGAGAAGGCCGGCGACGTTCGTGACGCCTCACTGACGTGCCCTCCAGGAATCGAGGGAACGGTTGTCGACGTCCGTATCTTCTCCCGCAAGGGACAGGAGAAGGACGAGCGCGCCAAGCAGATCGAGACGGAGCAGATCGAGAAGCTCGAGCGCAACCTTGCCGATGAGATCCGTATTCTTACCGACGAGCGTCTGAAGCGGTTGGAAGCCATTCTGGGCGGTAAGGAAGTCCAGGCCGATCTGCACGACGAGCGCACCAATAAGAAACTGCTCTCGAAGGGCGAGATCCTGAATCGCGACACGATCGAGCTGATCTCGACGCGTAACCTGAAGCGTATTCGTTATGCTGACAAGGACCCGCGTGTCAACGAGCAGATTGATGAGATCGAAGAGATGACCTCGCGTCAGATCGACGTTCTGCGCAAGATCACCAACGAAAAGATCACCAAGATGGGCAAAGGCGATGAGCTTGCGCCTGGCGTGATCAAGATGGTGAAGGTCTATATCGCGATGAAGCGTAAGCTTTCGGTCGGCGACAAGATGGCCGGACGCCACGGGAACAAGGGTGTTATCGCCCGCATTCTGCCTGAGGAGGATATGCCGTACCTTCCGGATGGAACGCCGGTCGAGATCGTCCTGAACCCGCTGGGTGTGCCTTCGCGTATGAACGTGGGACAGATTCTCGAGACGCATCTTGGCTGGGCCGCGCATGAACTGGGCCAGCAGGTTGCTGAGGCTGCTGCGAAGATGCAGTCTGCCAACGAGGTCCGCGAGCTCTTCAAGGCGCGCTTCGCAGGAACAGCAGCTCTCAACCAGCTTCTTAAGCTGGACGACGAACAGACTCTGCGCGTCGCCGCCGGCATGAAGCGCGGTATCTGGTTTGGAACGGCAGTCTTCGACGGCGCCCGTGAGAACGAGATCAAAGCGTTGCTTGGAGCTGCTGGTCTTCCGACCTCGGGTAAGAGCCTTCTGTTCGATGGCATGACGGGCGATCAGTTCGAGCAGCCCGCCACGGTCGGCTACATCTATATGCTCAAGCTCTCGCACCTGGTCGACGACAAGATCCACGCTCGCTCGATCGGACCGTACTCGCTGATTACACAGCAGCCGCTGGGTGGTAAGGCGCAGTTCGGCGGACAGCGCTTCGGTGAGATGGAAGTCTGGGCGCTGGAAGCCTACGGCGCAGCTTACATCCTTCAGGAGCTGCTTACCGCGAAGTCTGACGACGTTTATGGCCGTACGAAGATCTACGAGGCCATCGTCAAGGGCGAGGCTGCGATTGAGCCTGGTGTGCCGGAGTCGTTCAACGTGCTGATTCGCGAGTTGCAGTCCCTCTGCCTTGACGTTGAACTTGTCAAGCAGGGCGAGCAAAAAAAGCAGCCGCAGCCCGCAATCGCCGCAGCCGACTAA